A stretch of the Candidatus Binatia bacterium genome encodes the following:
- a CDS encoding Uma2 family endonuclease: protein MVDGSGLMHGIAGAILSPVPGPAHHVHYERAEFVTLEASSNVKHEFFDGQIYAMAGGNPEHAALAAAVVGLLFPQLRGGRCRIHDADLRVRVLATGLTTYPDVSIVFGPLERDPDDDNAITNPTVVVEVLSRSSEAYDRGDKFEHYKHIATLRQYVLVSQHERQIEVWTRDDKDLWARTMYAEGSCAALGSIRARLDVSDLYNAATAPLA, encoded by the coding sequence ATGGTCGATGGCAGCGGGTTGATGCACGGGATAGCGGGTGCCATACTCTCGCCCGTGCCTGGCCCAGCCCATCACGTCCACTACGAGCGCGCCGAATTCGTGACCCTCGAGGCGTCGAGCAATGTGAAGCACGAGTTCTTCGACGGCCAGATTTACGCCATGGCAGGAGGCAATCCGGAACACGCGGCGCTCGCCGCTGCCGTTGTCGGCCTGCTGTTTCCCCAATTGCGCGGCGGGCGTTGCCGCATCCACGACGCCGACCTGCGCGTCCGCGTTCTCGCTACCGGCTTGACCACGTATCCTGACGTCAGCATCGTCTTCGGCCCGCTCGAACGCGACCCCGACGACGACAACGCCATCACCAACCCGACCGTCGTCGTCGAGGTTCTCAGCCGTAGCAGTGAAGCCTACGACCGGGGCGACAAGTTCGAACACTACAAACACATCGCCACTTTGCGCCAGTACGTGCTCGTCTCCCAGCACGAGCGCCAGATCGAAGTCTGGACCCGTGACGATAAGGATCTGTGGGCGCGGACCATGTACGCTGAGGGGTCGTGCGCTGCTCTCGGGTCTATCCGCGCCCGGCTCGACGTGAGCGACCTCTACAACGCCGCAACGGCA
- a CDS encoding superoxide dismutase family protein codes for MNRITRILAGAVVGVVLLAGAASAQTARADMVSDTGAKVGTAELEQTPHGVLITLNVRGLPPGPHAFHIHSVGVCEPPFTSAGGHFNPAAKQHGIRNPAGMHAGDFPNIEVPASGATRAEVLAGGVTIGPGPATLFDADGSSLVIHAGPDDYRTDPAGNAGGRIACGVVTR; via the coding sequence ATGAATCGCATTACACGCATACTTGCCGGCGCGGTGGTCGGGGTCGTGCTTCTCGCGGGGGCGGCGTCGGCCCAAACCGCTCGCGCGGACATGGTCAGCGATACCGGCGCTAAAGTCGGCACTGCAGAACTCGAACAGACGCCGCACGGTGTGCTCATTACGCTGAACGTCAGAGGTCTCCCCCCGGGGCCACACGCGTTTCACATCCACAGCGTTGGCGTTTGCGAGCCGCCGTTCACTTCCGCCGGCGGCCACTTCAACCCCGCCGCCAAGCAACACGGCATCAGGAATCCCGCCGGTATGCACGCCGGGGATTTCCCGAACATCGAAGTGCCTGCAAGCGGCGCAACGCGTGCGGAGGTACTCGCCGGTGGCGTTACCATCGGTCCGGGGCCGGCCACACTGTTCGATGCCGACGGCTCGTCGCTGGTGATCCACGCCGGTCCCGACGACTACCGCACCGATCCCGCGGGCAACGCCGGGGGTCGGATCGCGTGCGGTGTCGTGACCCGGTAG
- the lnt gene encoding apolipoprotein N-acyltransferase encodes MSASSRSLRDTLAAVVVTAAAFALYARVEWPWFVLGWVGLVPWLATLDRLATIRGALASGLAMSVAFVLGVFAWFAIAVAGYGHLPVSVGFAVLILLAPVVQPQFVVFAAVRHLARRYWGEAGAAFAGAGAYVGTEWLTGKLFGDTLGHGFYASVWLRQAADIGGAPGLTFVLVLFNECVLLALRGAVRMRKERGVRPTAGSATGCATVARDLRAMDRTAEVPHLALPVAAAVALVLLPLGYGMVRYRTLTADAPGTAPVTVGLVQADIGQYGRLAAERGTYDAVRYILNSYFALSADALERARLDLLLWPETVYPTTFGKPKSADGAAFDAELARLVAVTGVPLVFGAYDADGDREFNAAVLLEPEGNGRVAFETYRKAWLFPLTERVPAWMDRPWLRARFPWLGTWTPGDGSRVLDVRLADGRTLRVSPLICYDAVDPQIVIAAVRQGAEMIATLSNDSWFSVGGGPLLHLIVSSFRSLETRRPQVRVTNTGISTVIVPTGEWLGTLDVHARGTVVQAVTPVNDRSTLMLRWGDWFGPTAGLAAVVLLGIGVARGPRR; translated from the coding sequence ATGAGTGCGTCGAGCCGTTCCCTGCGCGACACTCTGGCTGCCGTCGTGGTGACGGCGGCGGCATTTGCGTTGTACGCGCGAGTCGAGTGGCCGTGGTTCGTCCTCGGATGGGTCGGGCTGGTGCCGTGGCTGGCCACGCTCGACCGACTCGCGACGATTCGTGGGGCGCTGGCCAGCGGGCTGGCGATGAGTGTCGCTTTCGTGCTCGGCGTCTTCGCCTGGTTCGCCATTGCCGTTGCCGGTTACGGCCACCTACCCGTATCGGTCGGTTTTGCGGTGCTGATCCTGCTGGCGCCGGTGGTACAGCCGCAATTCGTCGTCTTTGCCGCGGTACGCCATCTGGCCCGCCGTTATTGGGGCGAGGCCGGAGCGGCGTTTGCCGGTGCGGGTGCCTATGTGGGTACGGAGTGGCTCACGGGCAAGCTCTTCGGCGACACGCTCGGACACGGCTTCTATGCATCGGTGTGGCTGCGCCAGGCAGCGGACATCGGCGGCGCGCCGGGTCTGACATTCGTGCTCGTGCTCTTCAACGAGTGCGTGCTGTTGGCGCTACGGGGAGCAGTGAGGATGCGGAAGGAACGCGGCGTCCGCCCGACCGCGGGATCCGCAACCGGGTGCGCCACGGTCGCCCGCGATCTCCGAGCCATGGATCGGACGGCGGAGGTTCCACATCTCGCGCTCCCGGTCGCGGCGGCGGTGGCGCTCGTGCTCCTCCCGCTCGGGTACGGGATGGTGCGTTATCGAACGCTGACTGCGGATGCCCCCGGTACTGCGCCTGTAACGGTCGGACTCGTGCAGGCGGACATCGGTCAGTACGGCCGGCTGGCGGCCGAGCGCGGTACGTACGATGCGGTGCGATACATTCTGAATTCGTACTTCGCGCTGTCCGCCGATGCACTGGAGCGGGCCCGGCTCGACCTGCTGCTGTGGCCCGAAACGGTTTATCCGACGACCTTCGGAAAACCGAAGAGCGCCGACGGGGCGGCTTTCGACGCCGAACTGGCGCGACTGGTCGCCGTCACCGGGGTCCCGCTCGTCTTCGGCGCCTACGATGCCGACGGCGATCGGGAGTTTAACGCCGCCGTACTGCTGGAGCCGGAGGGCAACGGACGCGTCGCCTTCGAGACCTACAGGAAGGCGTGGCTCTTCCCCCTGACCGAGCGGGTACCGGCGTGGATGGACAGACCGTGGTTGCGCGCGCGCTTCCCGTGGCTCGGCACGTGGACACCCGGCGACGGCTCGCGGGTGCTCGACGTGAGGTTGGCGGACGGCAGAACGCTGCGGGTATCGCCGCTGATCTGTTACGATGCCGTCGATCCGCAAATCGTTATCGCGGCGGTCAGGCAAGGGGCGGAAATGATCGCCACGCTGTCGAACGACTCGTGGTTCTCGGTCGGCGGTGGGCCGCTGCTTCATCTGATCGTCTCGAGTTTCCGCAGTCTGGAAACCAGGCGTCCCCAGGTGCGGGTAACCAACACCGGTATCTCGACGGTGATCGTGCCGACCGGGGAATGGCTGGGGACGCTCGACGTCCACGCTCGCGGCACCGTCGTGCAGGCGGTGACGCCGGTCAATGACCGCTCGACCCTGATGCTGCGCTGGGGCGACTGGTTCGGCCCAACCGCCGGACTCGCGGCCGTGGTTCTCCTGGGAATCGGCGTGGCGCGGGGCCCGCGTCGCTAA
- a CDS encoding AMP-dependent synthetase/ligase, whose amino-acid sequence MHRDVRAEREHLDRTVAGKTVCSLFRETVAGSADVDALKWKAGDAWHALTWRQYGEEVRAFAQGLMAIGLEPGEFVNILAANRPEYYIADIAILHAGAVPVSLYNSLPSEQIEYIVNHCEATYAIVENADFYDRLRAVKDGIPRVRRVIMIDGAEAFANDPWVVGYDAVLSAGRAAGAEARAEFDRRWQAVKPEGLATLIYTSGTTGPPKGVMVTHYNVVWTAESLHSLFPRDPGVRHISYLPLAHIAERMAGHYLQIRAASTCHFCPRPQDIAQYLAEVRPQFFFAVPRIWEKLHSGLTTAIANNPDAAQRAFAEAAIAAGLEKTRLEQAGRPIPAELAERLPQAEMVCALIRQRIGLDAVEIASSGAAPIAAEVLEWFHAIGVPVREVYGQSEDCGPTSWNRPGATRIGTVGPSLPGVEVRIADDGELLVRGGNVTTGYYKEPKLTAETFDADGWLHSGDVAVIDPAGFIKIVDRKKEILITAGGKNIAPSNIENLLKQKPLIGQACVVADRRPFVGALVVLDPESTLPWAQQRGLPTDLQTLAEHPEVHAEIRRYLDEVNLHLNNVESIKQFVVLPHEWTPDTGELTPTLKMKRRVVNQRYAEAIERMYAGGR is encoded by the coding sequence ATGCACAGAGATGTTCGGGCCGAACGAGAGCACCTCGACCGTACCGTGGCGGGCAAGACCGTCTGTTCGCTGTTTCGGGAGACCGTGGCGGGCAGCGCCGACGTCGACGCCCTCAAGTGGAAGGCGGGCGATGCCTGGCACGCACTGACCTGGAGACAGTACGGGGAAGAGGTGCGGGCCTTCGCACAGGGCCTGATGGCGATCGGCCTCGAGCCGGGCGAGTTCGTTAACATCCTGGCGGCGAATCGCCCCGAGTACTACATCGCCGACATCGCCATCCTGCACGCCGGCGCCGTGCCGGTGTCGCTCTATAATTCCCTGCCATCGGAACAGATCGAGTACATCGTCAACCACTGTGAGGCGACATACGCGATCGTCGAGAATGCCGACTTTTACGACCGCTTGCGGGCCGTGAAAGACGGCATCCCGCGGGTTCGCCGGGTCATCATGATCGACGGTGCAGAAGCCTTCGCCAACGACCCGTGGGTCGTCGGCTACGACGCGGTGCTGTCGGCCGGCCGGGCCGCCGGCGCCGAGGCGCGGGCCGAATTCGACCGGCGCTGGCAGGCCGTGAAGCCCGAGGGTCTGGCGACCCTGATTTACACCTCTGGAACGACGGGTCCCCCGAAGGGCGTGATGGTGACCCACTACAACGTGGTCTGGACCGCCGAATCCCTGCACAGCCTGTTTCCACGCGATCCCGGCGTGCGGCACATCTCGTATCTGCCCCTGGCGCACATCGCCGAGCGCATGGCCGGCCACTACCTGCAGATCCGCGCCGCCTCAACCTGTCACTTCTGCCCGCGGCCGCAGGATATCGCCCAGTACCTCGCCGAGGTGCGGCCGCAGTTCTTCTTCGCCGTGCCCCGGATCTGGGAGAAGCTGCACAGCGGTCTGACCACGGCGATCGCCAACAATCCCGATGCCGCGCAGCGCGCCTTCGCCGAAGCGGCAATTGCCGCCGGTCTCGAAAAGACCCGCCTCGAACAGGCCGGCCGGCCGATCCCGGCGGAGCTTGCCGAACGCCTGCCGCAAGCCGAAATGGTCTGCGCCCTGATCCGCCAGCGCATCGGTCTGGACGCGGTCGAGATCGCGTCCAGCGGCGCGGCGCCGATAGCCGCCGAGGTCCTCGAGTGGTTCCACGCCATCGGCGTGCCGGTGCGCGAGGTGTACGGTCAGTCCGAGGACTGCGGTCCCACCTCCTGGAATCGGCCGGGCGCAACCAGGATCGGTACGGTCGGTCCGAGCCTGCCGGGCGTCGAGGTCCGAATTGCCGACGACGGGGAGCTGCTGGTGCGCGGCGGCAACGTCACGACCGGCTACTACAAGGAACCGAAACTCACGGCCGAGACGTTTGATGCCGACGGCTGGCTGCACTCCGGCGATGTCGCGGTCATCGATCCCGCGGGCTTCATCAAGATCGTCGACCGCAAGAAGGAGATCCTCATCACGGCCGGCGGCAAGAACATCGCCCCGTCGAACATCGAGAACCTGCTGAAGCAGAAGCCCCTGATCGGTCAGGCTTGCGTGGTGGCGGACCGCCGTCCGTTCGTCGGCGCCCTCGTCGTCCTGGATCCGGAGAGCACACTGCCGTGGGCGCAGCAGAGGGGACTGCCAACCGACCTGCAGACGTTGGCCGAACACCCGGAGGTCCACGCGGAGATCCGGCGCTACCTGGACGAGGTCAACCTCCACCTCAACAACGTCGAGAGCATCAAGCAGTTCGTCGTCCTGCCGCACGAATGGACACCGGACACGGGTGAGCTGACGCCCACCCTGAAAATGAAACGCCGAGTGGTCAATCAGCGTTACGCCGAGGCGATCGAGCGGATGTACGCCGGCGGCAGGTAG